In one Bactrocera tryoni isolate S06 chromosome 5, CSIRO_BtryS06_freeze2, whole genome shotgun sequence genomic region, the following are encoded:
- the LOC120778927 gene encoding uncharacterized protein LOC120778927, whose amino-acid sequence MAISTTTILDLNDECLTAIFEQLKGMRAKRNFSRACDRFAKIYCNYYIHQLIVEDCEAYFFDSRLVTKFGHLIGTHMFPMPNLKSIKFDDTFALFFTERFFRALKRDHQTIESVELHGFADKDLQNLLPLPNLKRLHLNFSHVTGSYIDQMSNLKELIIDNVHDFESRHLVSILKRNKLQKLVVRACPYVFAKIDALEMAQNLNYLQELEANWHEIRKWQSIGDLPCLKVLIINKFKTLQCRRCRKIERGDAMLPATGYYYGICECGLYEARELFKGLRKKHILEKLIFLGSRITTRDLTFISKLTSLKTLYMGVDNVPLYVSIAMFNRLSELEEIDIGYSWKLPIEALDFLMKCQKLKYVNFGNSQGFPEQFILEAIEVIKRREVPPVKPVRLQFMNPDFSTEFLEDERVIAAKPFLQIEHFQTVEMTRRLYNYIYYF is encoded by the exons ATGGctatatcaacaacaacaatattagatCTCAACGACGAATGCTTAACAGCTATCTTCGAACAACTAAAGGGAATGAGGGCGAAGCGGAATTTTTCACGTGCCTGCGAcagatttgcaaaaatttattgtaactaCTATATACATCAATTAATTGTCGAAGATTGTGAAGCGTATTTTTTCGATAGTCGTTTAGTCACAAAATTTGGCCATTTAATCGGAACTCATATGTTCCCAATGCCGAATCTTAAAAGCATTAAATTCGATGATACATTTGCGCTGTTCTTCACCGAAAGATTCTTTCGGGCGCTCAAACGAGATCATCAAACTATAGAAAGCGTCGAGCTGCACGGCTTCGCAGATAAAGACTTACAAAACCTGTTGCCTTTGCCCAACCTAAAGCGTCTACATTTAAACTTCAGTCACGTAACTG GCAGCTACATAGACCAAATGAGTAACCTCAAGGAATTAATTATCGATAATGTACACGATTTCGAATCCAGACATTTGGTTAGCATTCTTAAGCGAAATAAGTTACAAAAACTGGTGGTACGCGCTTGTCCCTATGTGTTCGCCAAAATTGATGCTTTGGAGAtggcacaaaatttaaattatttacaagaaTTAGAAGCGAACTGGCATGAAATACGCAAATGGCAATCAATAGGCGACCTGCCGTGCCTAAAAGtgttaattatcaataaattcaaaacattACAATGTCGCAGGTGTCGGAAAATCGAACGTGGCGATGCCATGCTACCCGCCACTGGCTACTATTATGGCATATGTGAGTGCGGCTTGTATGAGGCGAGAGAGTTATTCAAAGGCTTACGTAAAAAgcatattttggaaaaattaatttttctcggCTCACGCATAACAACCAGAGATCTCACCTTCATATCGAAATTAACCAGCTTAAAGACACTTTACATGGGCGTAGATAATGTGCCGCTCTACGTTTCGATAGCGATGTTTAATCGTTTAAGCGAGCTGGAAGAAATAGATATAGGTTATTCGTGGAAATTGCCAATCGAAGCTTTGGACTTTTTGATGAAGTGCCAAAaactgaaatatgtaaattttggcAATTCGCAAGGTTTCCctgaacaatttattttggAGGCAATCGAAGTGATTAAGCGTAGAGAAGTGCCACCTGTCAAACCGGTAAGGTTGCAGTTCATGAATCCGGACTTTTCTACAGAATTCCTTGAG GATGAACGTGTGATAGCAGCCAAACCTTTCCTGCAAATTGAGCATTTCCAGACGGTAGAAATGACAAGACGCCTCtacaattacatatattatttttga